In the Candidatus Cloacimonadota bacterium genome, GCGGGTCAGATTGAATCTTTGGTCCGTATTTTCTGGCAATATCTTCAGGAAAGTTTTCTACAAAGGTTACGAAATGATCATTTCCAATATTTATTAGATAGCCATCAAACTTGGAAATATAAATTTTATCATTTTCGATAAATTCGGGGATTCCCAAATCTACTTTGATATAGTCTTTTTCCCCATTCAAAACATAGCCTGTGTGTACACCAGATTTTGTTTTGATTTGAAATTCAAATTTATTGATATGCTTTGATAGGTATGAAGTTACGCAGCGTAAAGCCGAACCACACATTTTGCCTTCACTGCCATCTGCATTAAAAATACGTATTTCAGCATCATAAAGATCGCTTTCTTCGATTAGCACTATTCCGTCAGCTCCGATTCCGAAATGTCGGTCAGAAATCATATGTGACAACTTGGAATAATTTATATCGAAAGCTGCTTTGTTTAAGCAATCAAAGTAAATATAGTCGTTTCCCTGAGCTTGCATTTTAAAGAATTCAAGTTTCATTTAATCTCCCAAAATATTTTGGAATGTTTCAGCGAAATTGTAAAAACCTTTTTTATCGATGATCCATCTGGCAGCTTTTAAAGCTCCAATTGCCAAACCGTTTCTGTTTCTGGCAGTGTGCTTCAGTTCTATGGAATCTGCTTCGGAATCAAATCCGATAAGATGCGTTCCAGGGATATTTCCGGCTCGAACGCTGGCAAAATGAAATTCATCTTTTTCGATCCTTCTGTCTAACTTCTCAAATTGAGATTTTGCTTTTTTATCGATATTTTTAATAACAATATCAGATAAAATCTTTGCGGTTCCCGATGGACTATCCTGCTTTTTGTTGTGATGATATTCCAATCCAAAAACATCGTAATCAACCGCTTTGTTCATTAATTTGCAGGTTTCTCTAACTATTTGATAAAACAAATTCATGCCAAAAGAAAAATTCGATCCGTAGATGAATCCTGTATCATTTTCTTGAACTATTTTTTCCAATTCCTTCAAATTTTCATACCAGCCGGTGGTGCCACAAACTACTTGCTGCCCTTGTTTTACAAGTTCTGTAAGATTGGAATGTGCAACAGCTGGTTTGGTAAATTCGATGCAAACATCTGCTTCTATTAGTTTTGGATCGGAAAGATCGTTTCCCAAAATAGGATCAATTTTAGCGCAAACTTCGAAATCAAACTCAGGAGCAAGTTTTTCGATGAGTCTTCCCATTTGACCGTAACCAATAATTGCTAGTTTTTTCATTTTATTTCACATCCTCATTTTCCGATTTTCTCCCTTGTTAAGGGGAGATGTCCAGCTTGACTGGACAGAGGGGTTATCAATCTTCTTTTCATTTAAATTTTCTAACCCTCAGAATCCGATCCTTCGATACAATGCATCGCATCGCTCAGGATAACATCGGATCCAACACCCTTCCGATTTTCTCCCTTGTTAAGGGGAGATGTCCAGCTTGACTGGACAGAGGGGTTTTTAAATCTTCTTTTCATTTAAATTTTCTAACCCTCAGAATCTGATCCTTCGATACAATGCATCGTATCGCTCAGGATAACATCGGATCCAACACCCTTCCGATTTTCTCCCTTGTTAAGGGGAGATGTCCAGCTTGACTGGACAGAGGGGTTTTTAAATCTTCTTTTCATTTAAATTTCCGAATAAATTCGAATTACTTCTTTAACCCACTTCGCACCATTTTCCAGATCGCTGATCCTGATCTGTTCATTCACTGTGTGAACTTTATCCATTCCAGTTCCGGCAACAGCCATTTTAAGACCATTCTTGTTGAAGATATTAACGTCACTTCCACCACCACCAATATAAGGTTTAAAACTTAGTTGCAGTTTTCTGGTAGCCTGTTTGGCTAATTGCACAGACTGGTCATCGTCAGTCAGTCGGAATGAGGTATATTCTTCTGCTACTTTGATTTCTGCTTTTGCATCAAATCCGTTCAAATGATATTTACTGACTGTGTCCTTTACAGCTTTAATCATTTTATCTGTAACTTCTTTCAATTTTGCAGTGTCATGACTGCGCACTTCTGCATCAATTTCTACTTGGTTAGGAACGATATTCGTAGCTTTGCCGCCTTTGATGATTCCCACATTACAGGTTGTTTCGCCGTCGATACGTCCATTTGGCATTCTGGTAATAGCTTCGGCGGCAATCTGGATGGCATTTATGCCTTTTTCAGGTTCCACACCGGCATGAGATTCCAATCCGATAATCGAAAATTTAAGGCTGTTTTGACTGGGTGCAGCTATTGCGATGCTGCCAACTTCATGCCCATCAAGTGCATAACCCACTTTGGAAGATATCATTGTGTAATCCAGGTATTTTGCTCCCAGTAATCCGGTCTCTTCTGATATCGTGAATAGAACTTCTATCGGTGCGTGTTTTTCATCTTTATCTTTCAGGTCCTTTATTGCCCACAATATTTCAACTATTCCAGATTTGTCATCCGAACCCAGAATCGTTGTTCCGTCAGATTTTATGATGTTATCATCGATCTGTGGTTTTATGCCGTTTCCTGGCTGAACAGTATCCATGTGAGCGCAAAAAATGATGGGTGTTTTTTTGATCTCTCCTGGAAAGTAGGCATAAAGATTTCCCACATTTCCACCAGTTATTTCATTGGCTTTATCAAACTTGACTTCAGCTCCCAGATTGATCAGATCTTCTTTCAATTTTTCTGCTACAGCTTTCTCGTTTTTCGATTCACTATCGATAGTGACCAGATCAACAAAATATTCTGTAATCGTCTTTTTCATTTTAAATCCTAATATTTTTTTATTCACGTTCTTTTTGGAAGGATTTCTGTCAACTGTAAAAATTAATAGACAAATATAAGCAAAATTGCGATTTTGAAGCAGTTTAAAGTTCTGTTTTATTTTGATGAAGATGGAGGCTAATTGATGCGATGGGGATTATTCTTGCTCCTGCTGATAGTAGTTGGTTGCAGTTCAAATGTTCGATATACTACCGATAATGCAAAAACAAGACAGGTTCACAAAAAATTCAGTGATAATCAAACTTACGAAACAAAGGTGAAACCTGGAAATGTAGTTTATATGGTCTGCAGTTTTTACGGCGAAAAATTTCAGGGAAAACCTACCGCAAACGGCGAGATTTTCGATATGGAAAAACTTACCTGTGCTCATAAAAAGCTGCCTTTTGGAACGCGTCTTAAAGTTACGAATGAAGATAACAATAAATCTGTAATAGTTCGAGTAAACGATAGAGGACCTTTTGTGAAAGGTCGAGATCTGGATCTTTCAAAAGCAGCAGCAAGAAAGATCGGGTTAATTCCTTATGGAGTTAAAAAATTAAAAGTGGAATTTTTGGAAAATGAATAAAAATCTGAGTAAATATATTCAACTAAGTCCCAGTGTGGCAGAAGCGATAAATCATAGAAAACCGATCGTTGCTTTGGAATCTACGATAATATCACATGGCATGCCATATCCTGAAAATCTGAAAGTTGCAGAGAAACTGGAAAATATTGCTTCCCAATTGGAAGTGGTTCCTGCTACAATCTGCATTATTGATGGTAAGATCAAAGTTGGATTGGATGGAGATGAATTGGAAATACTGGCAAAAGCAGATAATGTAGCAAAAGTTTCCAGCCGAGATATCTCCAGAATTCTGGCAGAAAACCGTACCGGAGCCACAACAGTAGCCAGTACTATGAGAATCGCTGCAATCTGCGGTATAAAAGTTTTTGCAACTGGTGGAATTGGTGGAGTTCACCGAAATGCCGAATCAACTTTTGACATCTCAAATGATCTGATCGAATTTTCAAGAAATCCAGTTATCGTAGTTTCAGCCGGAGCTAAAGCAATTCTGGATCTGCCAAAAACTTTAGAATATCTGGAAACAATGGGTGTACCTGTTTTTGGCTATAAAACCGACAAATTCCCGGCGTTTTATTCCTCTGAAAGCGATCTGAAAGTTGATGAAATTACATCGATCGAGAAAATTGCAAAAGCTTTCAAAACCAGTTTGCAGCTGGGTTTCAAAACAGGTGTGCTAATAGCCAATCCAATTCCAAAAGAAC is a window encoding:
- the dapB gene encoding 4-hydroxy-tetrahydrodipicolinate reductase, giving the protein MKKLAIIGYGQMGRLIEKLAPEFDFEVCAKIDPILGNDLSDPKLIEADVCIEFTKPAVAHSNLTELVKQGQQVVCGTTGWYENLKELEKIVQENDTGFIYGSNFSFGMNLFYQIVRETCKLMNKAVDYDVFGLEYHHNKKQDSPSGTAKILSDIVIKNIDKKAKSQFEKLDRRIEKDEFHFASVRAGNIPGTHLIGFDSEADSIELKHTARNRNGLAIGALKAARWIIDKKGFYNFAETFQNILGD
- the dapF gene encoding diaminopimelate epimerase, which encodes MKLEFFKMQAQGNDYIYFDCLNKAAFDINYSKLSHMISDRHFGIGADGIVLIEESDLYDAEIRIFNADGSEGKMCGSALRCVTSYLSKHINKFEFQIKTKSGVHTGYVLNGEKDYIKVDLGIPEFIENDKIYISKFDGYLINIGNDHFVTFVENFPEDIARKYGPKIQSDPRFPDSLNVDFVLVKDPENIEIRFWERGSEETLACGSGTAAAVFAGIKRFGLANKVKVTVPGGNLEIELLDKNIYLSGQVDFVFSGSIEI
- a CDS encoding pseudouridine-5'-phosphate glycosidase, with the translated sequence MNKNLSKYIQLSPSVAEAINHRKPIVALESTIISHGMPYPENLKVAEKLENIASQLEVVPATICIIDGKIKVGLDGDELEILAKADNVAKVSSRDISRILAENRTGATTVASTMRIAAICGIKVFATGGIGGVHRNAESTFDISNDLIEFSRNPVIVVSAGAKAILDLPKTLEYLETMGVPVFGYKTDKFPAFYSSESDLKVDEITSIEKIAKAFKTSLQLGFKTGVLIANPIPKEHEIPFEEMDKIIQKALINAENNGISGRELTPFLLSNIVKLTEGKSLKTNIELVRNNVKLACEIAKEIMK
- a CDS encoding septal ring lytic transglycosylase RlpA family protein, producing the protein MVCSFYGEKFQGKPTANGEIFDMEKLTCAHKKLPFGTRLKVTNEDNNKSVIVRVNDRGPFVKGRDLDLSKAAARKIGLIPYGVKKLKVEFLENE
- a CDS encoding M20/M25/M40 family metallo-hydrolase, whose translation is MKKTITEYFVDLVTIDSESKNEKAVAEKLKEDLINLGAEVKFDKANEITGGNVGNLYAYFPGEIKKTPIIFCAHMDTVQPGNGIKPQIDDNIIKSDGTTILGSDDKSGIVEILWAIKDLKDKDEKHAPIEVLFTISEETGLLGAKYLDYTMISSKVGYALDGHEVGSIAIAAPSQNSLKFSIIGLESHAGVEPEKGINAIQIAAEAITRMPNGRIDGETTCNVGIIKGGKATNIVPNQVEIDAEVRSHDTAKLKEVTDKMIKAVKDTVSKYHLNGFDAKAEIKVAEEYTSFRLTDDDQSVQLAKQATRKLQLSFKPYIGGGGSDVNIFNKNGLKMAVAGTGMDKVHTVNEQIRISDLENGAKWVKEVIRIYSEI